In Ochrobactrum vermis, the following proteins share a genomic window:
- a CDS encoding 2-dehydro-3-deoxygalactonokinase, whose translation MALDKKPFVAVADWGTTRLRLWTLDADGAVLGESRGDDGLLRAKEAGFEPTLERHLATLGAPDDLPVVICGMAGSRTGWIEAPYMSLPAGLGGIVKAAVRVPARRHVIMLPGVARRDEAAPDVMRGEETKLLGLVHGGTHDAVVVMPGTHAKWVRIAEGGLADYRTFMTGELFALLKDKSVLAGALEGAGAVDPHSAAFAAGVKASLETPELIANALFSVRAGWLVHDRKPTDQLARLSGLLIGLEVAGGRTLYGKPQQVLLLSDGMMGGLYASALEIAGLAVRRIEADELVRDGLFMAARHAFAGGAQ comes from the coding sequence ATGGCTCTCGATAAAAAGCCGTTTGTGGCCGTCGCCGACTGGGGCACCACCCGGTTGCGGCTCTGGACGCTGGATGCGGACGGTGCCGTGCTGGGTGAAAGCCGGGGTGATGACGGTCTGCTGCGGGCAAAGGAAGCCGGTTTCGAGCCAACGCTCGAACGGCATCTGGCCACGCTCGGCGCGCCGGACGACCTGCCGGTGGTGATCTGCGGGATGGCCGGTTCGCGGACCGGCTGGATCGAAGCACCCTATATGAGCCTGCCTGCCGGGCTGGGCGGCATTGTGAAGGCTGCGGTGCGCGTGCCTGCGCGCCGTCACGTCATCATGCTGCCGGGCGTTGCGCGGCGGGATGAGGCGGCACCGGATGTCATGCGCGGCGAGGAGACAAAACTGCTCGGTCTCGTGCATGGCGGCACGCATGATGCGGTCGTCGTCATGCCCGGCACCCATGCCAAATGGGTGCGGATTGCCGAGGGCGGTCTCGCCGATTACCGGACCTTCATGACGGGCGAACTGTTCGCGCTTTTGAAAGACAAGTCGGTGCTGGCCGGTGCGCTGGAAGGCGCAGGCGCGGTTGATCCGCACAGCGCGGCTTTCGCAGCGGGCGTGAAGGCCTCGCTCGAAACGCCGGAGTTGATCGCCAATGCGTTGTTCTCGGTTCGCGCGGGCTGGCTTGTGCATGACCGCAAGCCGACCGACCAGCTGGCGCGGCTTTCCGGTCTGTTGATCGGGCTGGAAGTTGCAGGCGGGCGCACGCTTTACGGCAAGCCGCAGCAGGTGTTGCTGTTGTCCGATGGCATGATGGGCGGGCTTTATGCAAGCGCGCTTGAAATCGCCGGGCTGGCGGTCAGGCGCATCGAGGCGGACGAACTGGTGCGCGACGGTCTGTTCATGGCGGCAAGGCACGCTTTTGCGGGAGGTGCCCAATGA
- a CDS encoding ABC transporter ATP-binding protein, producing MVTKSDHELVIKGVSRTFPGVHGGKPTLALQPTDLVIPKNDFVTVLGPSGCGKSTLLRIIAGLDKPTTGTVTLEGKPVTGPGADRGMVFQSYTLFPWLTIRQNVGFGLREKGMPEREAREIVDSYIDKVGLRGFEDHWPNQLSGGMQQRTAIARALANDPKILLLDEPFGALDNQTRGLMQELLLGIWEREHKTVIFVTHDIEEAIFMATRVVTMTARPGKIKSITPVDIAHPRSYHVKASLEFSELRLKLTEEIRSEAIEAARQAA from the coding sequence ATGGTTACGAAAAGCGACCACGAACTCGTCATCAAGGGCGTGAGCCGCACCTTTCCGGGTGTGCATGGCGGCAAGCCGACACTGGCATTGCAACCGACCGATCTCGTCATCCCGAAGAACGATTTCGTCACTGTCCTTGGCCCTTCGGGCTGCGGCAAGTCTACATTGCTGCGCATCATCGCCGGTCTCGACAAGCCGACCACCGGCACGGTGACGCTGGAAGGCAAGCCGGTTACCGGCCCCGGTGCCGATCGCGGTATGGTGTTCCAGTCTTACACGCTGTTTCCATGGCTCACCATCCGCCAGAATGTCGGCTTCGGCCTGCGCGAAAAGGGTATGCCGGAAAGAGAGGCTCGTGAAATCGTCGACAGCTATATCGACAAGGTCGGTTTGCGTGGTTTTGAAGATCATTGGCCCAACCAGCTTTCAGGCGGCATGCAGCAGCGCACAGCCATCGCCCGCGCGCTTGCCAACGATCCGAAGATCCTGTTGCTCGACGAGCCCTTCGGTGCACTCGACAACCAGACGCGCGGACTGATGCAGGAATTGCTGCTCGGCATCTGGGAACGCGAGCATAAGACCGTGATCTTCGTCACCCACGACATTGAGGAAGCGATCTTCATGGCGACACGCGTAGTCACGATGACCGCCCGCCCCGGCAAGATCAAATCGATCACGCCGGTCGACATTGCCCATCCGCGCTCCTACCACGTCAAGGCGAGCCTGGAATTCTCGGAACTACGCCTCAAGCTCACGGAAGAAATCCGCAGCGAAGCCATTGAAGCGGCCAGGCAGGCTGCCTGA
- a CDS encoding IlvD/Edd family dehydratase produces the protein MNKPVTPKTPKFRSRAWFDNPDNVDMTALYLERYMNYGLSQEELQSGRPIIGIAQTGSDLSPCNRHHLELANRVREGVREAGGIVIEFPVHPIQETGKRPTAGLDRNLAYLGLVEVLYGYPLDGVVLTIGCDKTTPACLMAAATVNIPAIALSVGPMLNGWFRGERTGSGTIVWKARELLAKGEIDYAGFIKLVASSAPSTGYCNTMGTATTMNSLAEALGMQLPGSAAIPAPYRDRQEVSYLTGRRIVEMVYEDLKPSDVLTKDAFVNAIRVNSAIGGSTNAPIHLNALARHVGVELTVDDWQKYGEEIPLLVNLQPAGEYLGEDYYHAGGVPAVVNQLMGQGLINEDALTVNGKTIGENCKNATIEDANVIKTYDQPLKKHAGFRVLRGNLFSSAIMKLSVISDEFRNRYLSDSKDPNAFEGKAVVFDGPEDYHHRIDDPSLEIDEHTVLFMRGAGPIGYPGAAEVVNMRAPDYLLKKGITSLPCIGDGRQSGTSGSPSILNASPEAAAGGGLAILKTGDRVRIDLGRGTADILISNEELAERHKALEAAGGFKYPESQTPWQEIQRAVVGQMETGAVLENAIKYQDIAHTRGLPRDNH, from the coding sequence ATGAACAAGCCCGTCACTCCGAAAACGCCAAAGTTCCGCTCGCGCGCATGGTTCGACAATCCTGACAATGTCGATATGACGGCGCTCTATCTTGAGCGCTACATGAATTATGGCCTGAGCCAGGAAGAATTGCAGTCGGGCCGTCCGATCATCGGCATCGCGCAGACGGGTTCGGACCTGTCGCCCTGCAACCGTCACCATCTGGAACTGGCCAATCGTGTGCGCGAAGGCGTGCGTGAGGCGGGCGGTATTGTCATCGAATTCCCGGTTCATCCGATCCAGGAAACCGGCAAGCGTCCGACCGCCGGTCTCGACCGCAACCTTGCCTATCTCGGCCTCGTGGAAGTGCTTTACGGCTATCCGCTCGATGGCGTTGTGCTGACGATTGGCTGCGACAAGACCACGCCTGCCTGCCTGATGGCTGCGGCGACTGTCAATATTCCGGCGATTGCGCTTTCGGTCGGCCCCATGCTCAATGGCTGGTTCCGTGGCGAGCGCACGGGTTCGGGCACCATCGTCTGGAAGGCGCGCGAACTTCTGGCCAAGGGCGAGATCGACTATGCAGGCTTTATCAAGCTGGTTGCGTCTTCGGCACCATCGACCGGCTATTGCAACACGATGGGCACAGCCACCACGATGAACTCGCTTGCTGAAGCGCTGGGCATGCAGCTTCCGGGTTCCGCCGCTATTCCCGCGCCTTACCGTGACCGTCAGGAAGTGTCCTATCTGACCGGTCGCCGCATCGTCGAGATGGTCTATGAAGATCTCAAGCCTTCGGATGTTCTGACCAAGGATGCGTTTGTCAACGCCATCCGCGTCAATTCCGCCATTGGCGGCTCGACCAATGCGCCGATCCATCTGAACGCGCTCGCCCGCCATGTCGGCGTGGAGCTGACGGTGGACGACTGGCAGAAATACGGCGAGGAAATCCCGCTGCTGGTCAATCTCCAGCCAGCCGGTGAATATCTCGGCGAGGATTATTACCATGCCGGTGGCGTGCCAGCAGTCGTCAACCAGCTGATGGGGCAGGGCCTCATCAACGAGGATGCGCTGACCGTTAATGGCAAGACTATCGGTGAAAACTGCAAGAACGCCACCATTGAAGACGCGAACGTCATCAAGACCTACGATCAGCCGCTGAAGAAGCATGCCGGTTTCCGCGTGTTGCGTGGCAATCTATTCTCGTCGGCGATCATGAAGCTCAGCGTTATTTCGGACGAGTTCCGCAATCGCTACCTCTCCGACAGCAAGGACCCGAATGCCTTTGAAGGCAAGGCGGTCGTGTTCGACGGACCGGAAGATTACCATCATCGCATCGACGATCCGTCGCTGGAAATCGACGAGCATACGGTTTTGTTCATGCGCGGCGCTGGCCCGATTGGCTATCCGGGCGCGGCGGAAGTCGTCAATATGCGCGCACCGGACTATCTCCTGAAGAAGGGCATCACCTCGCTGCCATGCATCGGCGACGGTCGCCAGTCGGGCACGTCGGGTTCGCCGTCGATCCTCAACGCCTCGCCGGAAGCTGCCGCTGGCGGCGGTCTGGCCATTCTCAAGACGGGCGACCGCGTGCGCATCGATCTTGGTCGCGGCACGGCTGATATCCTGATTTCGAATGAGGAACTGGCCGAGCGTCACAAGGCTCTGGAAGCCGCTGGCGGCTTCAAATATCCGGAAAGCCAGACGCCGTGGCAGGAAATCCAGCGCGCCGTTGTCGGCCAGATGGAAACCGGCGCGGTTCTGGAAAACGCGATCAAGTATCAGGATATCGCGCATACGCGCGGCCTGCCGCGTGACAACCACTAA
- the chvE gene encoding multiple monosaccharide ABC transporter substrate-binding protein: protein MAGMKTLTLAVAMAALAFTGMAHAEDKGLVAVAMPTKSSARWIADGDNMVKVLKERGYQTDLQYAEDDVPNQLAQIENMVTKGAKVLVVASIDGTTLSDVLAKAHDAGIKVIAYDRLIRDTPNVDYYATFDNFQVGVLQAQSIETALDLKNKPGPFNIELFGGSPDDNNAYFFYNGAMSVLQPYIDSGKVVIGSGQTGMDKVATLRWDGATAQARMDSILSAYYSDKKLDAVLSPYDGISIGILSSLKGVGYGSGDMPMPVVSGQDAEVPSVKSILAGEQNSTIFKDTRELAKVTVDMVDALMSGKEPEVNDTKTYNNGVKVVPSYLLKPVIVDKSNWKQVLIDSGYYKEDQIQ, encoded by the coding sequence ATGGCAGGTATGAAAACTCTAACCCTGGCAGTCGCGATGGCCGCGCTTGCCTTCACGGGCATGGCCCATGCGGAAGACAAGGGTCTTGTCGCCGTCGCCATGCCGACAAAGTCTTCGGCGCGCTGGATCGCCGATGGCGACAACATGGTCAAGGTTCTGAAGGAACGCGGTTATCAGACCGATCTTCAGTACGCTGAAGACGATGTGCCGAACCAGTTGGCGCAGATCGAAAACATGGTGACCAAGGGCGCCAAGGTTCTCGTCGTTGCGTCCATCGACGGCACCACGCTTTCCGACGTGCTGGCCAAGGCTCACGATGCGGGCATCAAGGTCATCGCTTATGACCGCCTGATCCGCGATACGCCGAATGTCGATTATTATGCAACCTTCGACAATTTCCAGGTTGGCGTGCTGCAGGCCCAGTCGATCGAAACGGCGCTGGACCTCAAGAACAAGCCGGGCCCGTTCAATATCGAACTCTTCGGCGGCTCACCGGACGATAACAACGCCTATTTCTTCTATAACGGCGCCATGTCTGTCCTGCAGCCTTATATCGATAGCGGCAAGGTTGTGATTGGCAGCGGCCAGACCGGCATGGATAAGGTCGCAACATTGCGCTGGGACGGTGCAACTGCACAGGCCCGCATGGATTCGATCCTTTCGGCCTATTATTCCGACAAGAAGCTTGATGCGGTCCTGTCACCTTATGACGGCATTTCCATCGGTATCCTGTCGTCTCTCAAGGGTGTAGGTTATGGTAGCGGTGATATGCCGATGCCGGTCGTATCCGGTCAGGATGCGGAAGTGCCTTCGGTGAAGTCGATCCTCGCTGGCGAACAGAATTCGACGATCTTCAAGGATACCCGTGAACTGGCCAAGGTCACGGTCGATATGGTCGACGCGCTGATGAGCGGCAAGGAGCCGGAAGTCAACGACACCAAGACCTATAACAATGGCGTCAAGGTCGTGCCGTCCTATCTGCTCAAGCCGGTGATCGTCGACAAATCGAACTGGAAGCAGGTTCTGATCGACAGCGGTTACTACAAGGAAGACCAGATCCAGTAA
- the mmsA gene encoding multiple monosaccharide ABC transporter ATP-binding protein has translation MNVANPVPLHEQGGQPDDAGKPILEMRGISKSFGVVKALSDVNFTVMPGEIHAFVGENGAGKSTLMKVLSGVYPHGSYEGSIFFDGEERQFRDINDSEALGIVIIHQELALIPLMSIAENIFLVNPPASHGVIDRSAVHMRTRDLLKKVGLSESPDTLITDIGIGKQQLVEIAKALSKRVRLLILDEPTASLNETDSAALLTLLKEFRTQGITSILISHKLNEIREVADKITVLRDGKAVATLDCHAGEVEEDDIIRKMVDRDLESRYPKREPKIGDVILEVDNWSVYHPLHPERHSVKNVSFKVKAGEIVGIAGLMGAGRTEFAMSLFGRSWGTNITGEARINGKAADISTVARAIKSGLAYVTEDRKKLGLVLGENISRNISLANLRGVSPKGVIDDIREMKVAGDYRNQMSIRSHNVFQQTGTLSGGNQQKVVLSKWLFTGPDVLILDEPTRGIDIGAKYDIYTIINSLAESGKGVVVISSEMPELIGICDRIVVMHEGAFVGEVAGEEATQENIMRAIMQNKGKRQ, from the coding sequence ATGAATGTAGCCAATCCTGTCCCGCTGCACGAGCAGGGTGGCCAGCCGGATGATGCTGGCAAACCTATTCTTGAAATGCGTGGCATCAGCAAATCCTTCGGGGTCGTGAAGGCGTTGAGCGACGTCAATTTCACGGTCATGCCGGGGGAGATTCACGCATTTGTCGGCGAAAACGGCGCGGGCAAATCCACGCTGATGAAGGTGCTGTCGGGGGTCTATCCGCACGGCAGCTATGAAGGCTCGATCTTCTTCGACGGAGAAGAACGGCAGTTTCGCGACATTAACGATTCCGAAGCGCTCGGCATCGTCATCATCCATCAGGAACTGGCGCTGATCCCGCTGATGTCGATTGCGGAAAATATTTTTCTGGTCAATCCACCGGCGAGCCATGGCGTCATCGACCGCAGTGCCGTGCATATGCGCACGCGGGACCTTTTGAAGAAGGTAGGCCTGTCGGAATCGCCCGATACGCTGATCACCGATATTGGTATCGGCAAGCAGCAGCTGGTGGAAATCGCCAAGGCGCTGTCAAAGCGTGTGCGCTTGCTGATCCTCGATGAACCGACGGCCAGCCTGAACGAAACGGACAGTGCAGCGCTTCTGACGCTCCTGAAGGAGTTTCGCACGCAGGGCATCACGTCGATCCTGATTTCGCACAAGCTCAATGAAATTCGCGAAGTTGCCGACAAGATTACCGTTTTGCGCGACGGCAAGGCCGTGGCGACGCTCGATTGTCATGCAGGCGAGGTCGAGGAAGACGATATCATCCGCAAGATGGTCGATCGCGATCTGGAAAGCCGCTATCCGAAGCGCGAGCCGAAGATCGGCGATGTGATTTTGGAGGTCGACAACTGGTCGGTCTATCATCCGCTGCATCCGGAGCGCCATTCGGTCAAGAACGTGTCGTTCAAGGTCAAGGCGGGCGAAATCGTCGGCATTGCAGGCCTGATGGGCGCGGGCCGCACCGAATTCGCCATGAGCCTGTTCGGTCGCTCCTGGGGCACGAATATCACCGGCGAGGCCCGTATCAACGGCAAGGCCGCGGATATTTCCACCGTAGCGCGGGCGATCAAGTCCGGGCTTGCCTATGTGACCGAGGATCGCAAGAAGCTTGGCCTCGTGCTGGGCGAAAACATTTCGCGCAACATCTCGCTGGCCAATCTGCGCGGCGTCAGCCCGAAGGGCGTCATCGACGATATTCGCGAAATGAAGGTTGCCGGCGACTATCGCAACCAGATGAGCATCCGCAGCCACAATGTCTTTCAGCAGACCGGCACGCTTTCGGGCGGCAATCAGCAGAAGGTGGTGCTGTCGAAATGGCTGTTCACCGGACCGGATGTGCTCATCCTCGATGAGCCGACGCGCGGCATCGATATCGGCGCGAAATACGACATTTACACTATCATCAATTCACTGGCGGAGAGCGGCAAGGGCGTGGTCGTCATTTCTTCGGAAATGCCGGAACTGATCGGCATCTGTGACCGCATCGTCGTCATGCATGAAGGCGCTTTCGTCGGCGAAGTCGCCGGCGAAGAGGCAACGCAGGAAAACATCATGCGCGCTATCATGCAGAACAAGGGAAAACGGCAATGA
- a CDS encoding 2-dehydro-3-deoxy-6-phosphogalactonate aldolase, translating into MSARVAWPKLRYPLVAILRGIRPEETEAIVEALIETGFEAIEIPLNSPDPFVSIGKAAKLAPANVLIGAGTVLSVEDVDRLHDVGGRLMVSPNVEPDVIRRASLHGMVTMPGVFTPTEAFSAIRAGASALKFFPASVLGVDGIKAVSAVLPKDIPFGAVGGVSESDFAAYVAAGMSCFGLGSSLYKAGFTVADARERARRAVAAWEAVAG; encoded by the coding sequence ATGAGCGCGCGTGTTGCATGGCCGAAACTGCGTTATCCGCTGGTCGCGATCCTGCGCGGGATTCGTCCGGAGGAAACCGAAGCAATCGTCGAGGCGCTGATCGAGACGGGCTTTGAAGCCATCGAAATCCCGCTCAATTCGCCCGATCCGTTCGTGTCGATTGGTAAAGCTGCAAAGCTTGCACCGGCCAATGTGCTGATTGGTGCTGGCACTGTGTTGAGCGTCGAGGATGTGGACCGGCTGCACGATGTCGGCGGTCGACTGATGGTCAGCCCCAATGTCGAGCCGGATGTCATTCGCCGCGCAAGCCTCCATGGCATGGTGACGATGCCGGGCGTTTTCACGCCGACTGAAGCCTTTTCGGCGATCCGTGCAGGCGCATCGGCGCTGAAGTTCTTCCCGGCCAGTGTGTTGGGTGTTGATGGCATCAAGGCGGTTTCTGCCGTGCTGCCGAAGGATATTCCGTTTGGCGCCGTGGGCGGTGTTTCGGAAAGCGATTTCGCGGCCTATGTCGCGGCGGGCATGAGCTGTTTTGGCCTTGGATCGAGCCTTTACAAGGCTGGTTTCACCGTGGCCGATGCGCGCGAGCGCGCCAGGCGTGCTGTGGCTGCATGGGAGGCAGTTGCGGGCTGA
- the mmsB gene encoding multiple monosaccharide ABC transporter permease: MSENIIGSSQTSSVGRYLKNNLRESGMLLSLVAIMIFFQIVTGGVLMKPLNLTNLVLQNSYIVIMALGMLLIIVTGHIDLSVGSVCGFIGALAAVMMVHWGVPFPIAAILCLLVGGLIGALQGFWVAYFNIPSFIVTLAGMLVFKGLTLAVLGGQSVGPFPVVFQKLSSGFIPEIISTTGGVYLTSLIIGVLLAGFMIWQNVKSRQRHIAHEVETEPFGLFVIKNILFFAAIAYLSLLISMHRGLPNVLIIMAVLIAAYAFLTNRTVIGRQIYAVGGNRHAAKLSGVKTERLTFLAFVNMGVLAALAGLVFAARLNTATPKAGIGFELDVIAACFIGGASAYGGVGRVTGAVIGALIMGVMNNGMSILGIGIDYQQVIKGIVLLGAVCIDVYNQKR; the protein is encoded by the coding sequence ATGAGCGAGAATATCATCGGAAGCAGCCAGACAAGCAGCGTGGGGCGTTATCTCAAGAACAATCTGCGCGAATCCGGGATGCTGCTCTCGCTGGTTGCGATCATGATTTTCTTCCAGATTGTTACAGGCGGCGTGCTGATGAAGCCGCTGAACCTCACCAATCTGGTGTTGCAGAACAGCTATATCGTCATCATGGCGCTCGGCATGCTGCTGATCATCGTGACCGGCCATATCGACCTGTCGGTCGGTTCGGTCTGCGGTTTCATCGGTGCGCTAGCTGCGGTAATGATGGTGCATTGGGGCGTACCGTTCCCTATCGCTGCCATTCTCTGCCTGCTGGTTGGCGGGCTGATCGGTGCGTTGCAGGGGTTCTGGGTTGCCTATTTCAACATACCGTCGTTTATCGTGACGCTGGCGGGCATGCTGGTCTTCAAGGGCCTGACACTTGCTGTGCTTGGCGGCCAGTCTGTCGGCCCGTTCCCGGTCGTGTTCCAGAAACTCTCGTCCGGCTTCATTCCGGAAATCATCAGCACGACGGGCGGCGTCTACCTGACATCGCTCATCATAGGCGTGCTTCTGGCCGGGTTCATGATCTGGCAGAATGTGAAGTCGCGTCAGCGCCATATCGCGCATGAGGTGGAAACGGAGCCGTTCGGCCTGTTCGTTATCAAGAACATTCTGTTTTTTGCGGCCATTGCTTATCTGTCGCTGCTGATTTCCATGCATCGCGGCCTACCGAATGTGCTGATCATCATGGCGGTGCTGATTGCGGCCTATGCATTCCTCACCAATCGCACGGTGATCGGTCGCCAGATCTATGCGGTCGGCGGCAACCGCCATGCGGCCAAGCTTTCCGGCGTGAAGACCGAGCGGCTGACCTTCCTCGCTTTTGTCAATATGGGCGTGCTGGCGGCTCTGGCCGGTCTGGTTTTTGCGGCGCGTCTGAATACGGCAACGCCCAAGGCCGGTATCGGCTTCGAACTGGACGTGATCGCAGCCTGCTTCATCGGCGGCGCATCGGCTTATGGCGGTGTGGGTCGTGTGACCGGTGCGGTGATCGGCGCGCTGATCATGGGCGTGATGAACAACGGCATGTCCATCCTCGGCATCGGCATCGACTATCAGCAGGTCATCAAGGGTATCGTGCTGCTGGGGGCGGTGTGTATCGACGTCTATAACCAGAAACGCTGA
- a CDS encoding D-amino-acid transaminase: MAVSAEDLENRIVYVNGDYVAARDARISIFDRGFLFGDGIYEVTAVLEGKLIDSGPHMTRLRRSTGEIGIPMPLSEDEIVAIERELVRRNNLTEGLVYLQVTRGDGRDRDFVPAKGIRPSVVLFTQETNLLDKPALKTGARVLSLEDLRWKRRDIKTVCLLPQALAKEIAKNAGCDEAWMIEDGYVTEGASSTAYIVTEDDVVVTRPNSNAILPGCTRLSLLQLIAETGMKLEERLFTIDEAYAAKEAFLTSAGTFVTPITVIDDKTIGTGEPGPVAQRLREIYLDHARRTAI; this comes from the coding sequence ATGGCCGTTTCAGCAGAAGACCTTGAGAACCGTATTGTCTATGTCAACGGTGACTATGTTGCCGCGCGCGATGCCCGCATTTCCATCTTCGACCGAGGCTTTCTTTTCGGCGACGGCATTTATGAAGTGACCGCCGTGCTGGAGGGCAAGCTGATCGACAGCGGCCCGCATATGACGCGCCTGCGCCGCTCCACCGGCGAAATCGGCATTCCGATGCCGCTAAGCGAAGACGAGATCGTCGCTATCGAGCGCGAGCTGGTGCGCCGCAACAATCTGACCGAAGGTCTGGTCTATCTGCAGGTGACACGCGGCGACGGACGCGACCGCGATTTCGTACCGGCGAAAGGCATAAGGCCTTCGGTCGTTCTGTTCACGCAGGAGACCAACCTGCTCGACAAGCCTGCGCTCAAAACCGGTGCCCGCGTGCTCTCGCTGGAAGATCTGCGCTGGAAGCGCCGCGATATCAAGACAGTGTGCCTGCTGCCGCAGGCGCTGGCCAAGGAAATCGCCAAGAATGCCGGTTGCGACGAAGCCTGGATGATTGAAGACGGGTACGTCACCGAAGGCGCATCGTCCACCGCCTATATCGTGACCGAGGATGATGTTGTCGTCACGCGCCCCAACAGCAACGCCATCCTGCCCGGCTGCACGCGCCTGTCACTGCTGCAACTGATCGCCGAGACCGGCATGAAACTGGAAGAACGCCTGTTCACCATCGATGAAGCCTATGCGGCGAAGGAAGCTTTCCTCACAAGTGCCGGAACTTTCGTCACCCCGATCACCGTCATTGACGACAAGACTATCGGAACGGGCGAGCCCGGCCCGGTCGCCCAGCGCCTGCGCGAGATTTATCTCGACCACGCCCGCCGCACGGCGATCTGA
- a CDS encoding Gfo/Idh/MocA family protein, whose translation MGMQSNIALAIVGLGKIARDQHLPSIEAVDGIALAAVASRNAGLDSVPSFNDIEQLLASGVAIDAVSLCTPPQGRFAQAYAALKARKHVMLEKPPGATLSEVQALDRLAKAEGLTLYATWHSREAAAVEPARDFLKDAVIRSVAVAWKEDVRHWHPGQQWIWEPGGLGVFDPGINALSIVTHILPERFFLTQSDLYFPENRAAPIAADLLFQTESGVPVSFELDWRQTGPQTWDIRVETDKGTLLLSHGGSRLTIAGTEKMAEPDREYQRLYKHFVQLIGAGRSDVDLAPLTHVADAFLFGKRHVVEAFED comes from the coding sequence ATGGGTATGCAATCGAACATTGCCCTCGCAATCGTTGGTCTTGGCAAGATCGCGCGCGACCAGCATCTGCCGTCCATCGAGGCGGTGGACGGTATTGCGCTTGCCGCTGTCGCCAGCCGCAATGCTGGGCTGGATAGCGTGCCGTCTTTCAACGATATCGAACAATTGCTGGCGTCTGGTGTCGCCATTGACGCCGTGTCGCTGTGCACGCCGCCGCAGGGCCGCTTCGCCCAAGCCTATGCGGCTTTGAAAGCGCGCAAGCATGTGATGCTGGAAAAGCCTCCGGGCGCGACACTTTCCGAAGTGCAGGCGCTGGACCGTCTGGCAAAAGCCGAAGGTTTGACGCTTTATGCCACCTGGCATTCTCGCGAAGCTGCGGCGGTCGAACCGGCCCGCGATTTTCTGAAAGACGCGGTGATCCGTTCGGTTGCCGTTGCGTGGAAGGAAGACGTGCGCCACTGGCACCCCGGCCAGCAATGGATCTGGGAGCCGGGCGGGCTCGGTGTGTTCGATCCGGGCATCAATGCGCTTTCCATCGTGACGCATATTCTGCCGGAACGCTTTTTCCTCACGCAGTCGGACCTCTATTTCCCGGAAAATCGCGCCGCGCCGATTGCGGCTGACCTTCTGTTTCAGACGGAAAGTGGCGTTCCCGTTTCCTTCGAACTGGATTGGCGCCAGACCGGGCCGCAGACCTGGGATATTCGTGTCGAAACCGACAAGGGCACGCTTCTGCTCAGCCATGGTGGCAGTCGCCTGACCATTGCGGGCACCGAAAAAATGGCCGAGCCGGACCGCGAATATCAGCGTCTTTACAAGCATTTTGTGCAATTGATCGGTGCGGGGCGTTCGGATGTCGATCTCGCTCCGCTGACGCACGTCGCCGATGCTTTCCTGTTTGGAAAGCGGCACGTGGTCGAAGCATTTGAAGATTAG